In Deltaproteobacteria bacterium, a single genomic region encodes these proteins:
- a CDS encoding Crp/Fnr family transcriptional regulator, which produces MSVSPSVLLATGLLRHASPAACDRLSRLARETQHLEGELLWQAGTAAAELTCIRRGLVQIIKPAAAGPAATLGLFGPHECVGLVAVMGSHRYPADAVAISDRVELLHVDAAQFRVELQQEPQLADAAREALIQATQMLLAKIDVLTAGEVPQRLATLFLHLVDRFGDVFAHGELRIPVALSRTVLGRLVGVRSETVIRVLTRWERGGWLRTEADGFVIRDREWLLGQAAAQS; this is translated from the coding sequence GTGAGCGTCTCGCCCTCCGTGCTCCTCGCGACCGGCCTGCTCCGGCATGCCTCGCCGGCCGCCTGCGACCGCCTGTCCCGACTCGCCCGCGAGACCCAGCATCTCGAGGGCGAGCTGCTGTGGCAGGCCGGAACGGCGGCCGCGGAGCTGACCTGCATTCGGCGCGGACTCGTGCAGATCATCAAGCCCGCCGCCGCAGGCCCGGCGGCCACGCTCGGACTGTTCGGCCCTCACGAGTGCGTCGGGCTGGTCGCGGTGATGGGCTCCCACCGCTATCCCGCTGACGCCGTCGCGATCAGCGATCGCGTGGAGTTGCTGCACGTCGACGCGGCGCAGTTTCGCGTCGAGCTGCAGCAGGAGCCGCAGCTCGCCGACGCCGCCCGGGAAGCCCTGATCCAGGCCACGCAGATGCTACTGGCAAAGATCGACGTGCTCACGGCCGGAGAGGTGCCGCAGCGGTTGGCAACGCTGTTCTTGCACCTCGTCGATCGTTTCGGCGACGTCTTCGCGCATGGAGAGTTGCGCATCCCCGTGGCCCTCTCGCGAACCGTGCTCGGCCGACTGGTCGGAGTTCGCAGCGAAACGGTGATCCGCGTGCTCACACGCTGGGAACGCGGCGGTTGGCTGCGCACCGAAGCCGACGGTTTCGTGATCCGCGATCGCGAGTGGCTACTCGGCCAAGCGGCCGCCCAGTCCTGA
- a CDS encoding DUF2236 domain-containing protein: MTALLPTHAFALLEAARERGDPLADAAAQQPRAFAVLEHAPEPGSPLAQMLASIDPAPAWLDDDTLRRGGELLHRTGPLALVALASGSLLEGYADPRGNKPLAMTGQLERRAYRRLQETARFLLLVCAPGGMRAGHGAGWRACVRVRLVHGRVRNLLRASGRWSSAWGEPANMHDTVGTLMMFTVFMLEGLERLGVAVEPLEAERYYRLFRYVGHVLGIDDTVLPIDLDHARRTTASIRAHRPPPDDDSRALTHALLHAPVHDAASVPERLLGVALRSALVGGAHLVLAPELVAALQIPPTPTRHLLRLARPLCAAWDRIGHHRRTRAWAVRSGERMWRAYVDYGLRDQPPPFAAPDDLQGRSRAEPGGRSVG, encoded by the coding sequence GTGACCGCGCTGCTCCCCACCCACGCGTTCGCGCTGCTCGAGGCAGCGCGCGAACGCGGCGATCCGCTGGCCGACGCGGCCGCGCAGCAACCGAGGGCATTCGCCGTGCTCGAGCACGCGCCCGAGCCCGGCTCGCCGCTGGCGCAGATGCTGGCCTCGATCGACCCCGCGCCCGCTTGGCTCGACGACGACACGCTGCGGCGCGGCGGCGAGCTGCTGCACCGCACCGGGCCGCTGGCGCTGGTCGCCTTGGCATCGGGCTCGCTGCTCGAGGGCTACGCCGATCCCCGCGGCAACAAGCCGCTGGCGATGACGGGCCAGCTCGAGCGTCGGGCCTACCGTCGTCTGCAGGAGACCGCGCGCTTCCTGCTGTTGGTCTGTGCACCGGGCGGCATGCGAGCCGGCCACGGCGCCGGCTGGCGCGCGTGCGTGCGCGTGCGCCTCGTCCACGGCCGCGTGCGCAACCTGCTGCGGGCGTCCGGGCGCTGGTCGAGCGCGTGGGGCGAGCCCGCGAACATGCACGACACGGTCGGCACGCTGATGATGTTCACGGTGTTCATGCTCGAGGGGCTCGAGCGCCTCGGTGTGGCCGTCGAGCCCCTCGAGGCCGAGCGCTACTACCGGCTGTTCCGCTACGTCGGTCACGTGCTCGGCATCGACGACACCGTCCTGCCGATCGACCTCGATCACGCGCGCCGGACGACCGCATCGATCCGCGCCCACCGACCGCCCCCCGACGACGACTCGCGGGCGCTCACCCACGCGCTGCTGCACGCGCCCGTCCACGACGCGGCCTCGGTGCCCGAGCGATTGCTGGGCGTGGCGCTGCGGAGCGCGTTGGTCGGCGGTGCGCACCTCGTGCTCGCGCCCGAGCTGGTCGCGGCGCTGCAGATCCCACCGACGCCGACCCGTCACCTGCTGCGGCTCGCACGGCCGCTGTGCGCGGCATGGGACCGCATCGGCCATCACCGCCGCACGCGCGCGTGGGCGGTGCGATCGGGCGAGCGGATGTGGCGGGCCTACGTCGACTACGGACTGCGCGATCAACCGCCGCCGTTCGCGGCGCCCGACGACCTGCAGGGCCGCAGCCGCGCCGAGCCCGGCGGCCGCTCGGTTGGCTAG
- a CDS encoding DUF1592 domain-containing protein — MPPLLVGLAAAASLQLAGCHRDDAHASGDGTGNDTGSTDGTTADATDGTADSTDGPTTGGDTGETMIEPAPGGLRRLVGREYVATIELLLGPEAAAAAVPPADISQEGFDAVGASLVALDSVAVEGYETSARAVADAAVAHPETLGAVAPCVVSSADANCYVDVATAFGRLAYRRPLEQAEIDLLVAVAEHGMDWGEGDFEAGLKYQLAAILQMPSFLYLVEVGEPDPDSGFRKLNPYELASRMSIFLLGRGPDKGLLDRAGGGQLDGEEAIRNEAATMVASARARDALGGFFDEYLRLRNLPDDSKNADLYPLFDGDLARAMRQESQLLVHDIVWEQDGDYRELFTADYTFVNDRLAGLYGITPPGQGEIYARVNWPASQQRAGYLSQASFLTHQASSLRTSPTKRGRFIQQSVLCEDIPPPPPGVNPTLPPLPADSTVREQLLMHMTEDSCNGCHGRTDPLGFAFEFYDAIGAYRTTEPNGRALSAQGEIEDLGNWNNAQELADILAADPRTSSCFVKNLIRGELGHRETDGEADAIAALDQTFADAGYSVQTLLVEFPTSPLFQLVDEPK; from the coding sequence GTGCCGCCCCTGTTGGTCGGGCTCGCCGCCGCGGCATCGCTGCAGCTCGCCGGGTGCCACCGCGACGACGCGCATGCCTCCGGTGACGGCACCGGCAACGACACCGGCAGCACCGATGGCACCACCGCCGACGCCACCGATGGCACCGCCGACTCGACCGACGGTCCGACCACCGGCGGTGACACCGGCGAGACGATGATCGAGCCCGCGCCCGGCGGTCTGCGTCGCCTGGTCGGCCGCGAGTACGTCGCGACCATCGAGCTGCTGCTCGGGCCCGAGGCGGCCGCCGCTGCGGTGCCGCCGGCCGACATCTCGCAGGAGGGCTTCGACGCCGTGGGCGCGTCGTTGGTCGCGCTCGACAGCGTCGCCGTCGAGGGCTACGAGACCTCCGCCCGGGCGGTCGCGGACGCAGCCGTCGCGCACCCGGAGACCCTCGGTGCGGTCGCACCGTGCGTGGTCAGCAGCGCCGACGCCAACTGCTACGTCGACGTTGCCACCGCCTTCGGTCGCCTCGCCTATCGGCGCCCACTCGAGCAGGCCGAAATCGACCTGCTCGTCGCGGTCGCCGAGCACGGCATGGACTGGGGCGAGGGCGACTTCGAGGCCGGCCTCAAGTATCAGCTCGCGGCGATCCTGCAGATGCCCAGCTTCCTCTACCTGGTCGAGGTCGGCGAGCCCGACCCCGACAGTGGCTTCCGCAAGCTGAACCCCTACGAGCTCGCGAGCCGCATGTCGATCTTCCTGCTGGGCCGCGGGCCCGACAAGGGTCTGCTCGATCGCGCCGGCGGCGGTCAGCTCGATGGCGAGGAGGCGATCCGCAACGAGGCCGCCACGATGGTCGCGTCGGCGCGGGCTCGCGACGCACTCGGTGGCTTCTTCGACGAGTACCTGCGCCTGCGCAACCTGCCCGACGACTCCAAGAACGCCGACCTCTACCCGCTGTTCGACGGCGACCTCGCGCGGGCGATGCGGCAGGAGAGCCAGCTGCTCGTGCACGACATCGTGTGGGAGCAGGACGGCGACTATCGCGAGCTCTTCACCGCCGATTACACCTTCGTCAACGACCGGCTCGCGGGGCTGTACGGCATCACGCCGCCGGGCCAGGGTGAGATCTACGCCCGCGTGAACTGGCCCGCCTCGCAGCAGCGCGCCGGCTACCTCTCGCAGGCGAGCTTCCTGACGCACCAGGCCAGCTCGCTGCGGACCTCGCCGACCAAGCGCGGCCGCTTCATCCAACAATCGGTGCTGTGCGAGGACATCCCGCCGCCCCCGCCGGGCGTGAACCCGACGCTGCCGCCGCTGCCGGCAGACTCGACCGTGCGCGAGCAGCTGCTCATGCACATGACCGAGGACTCCTGCAACGGCTGCCACGGTCGCACCGACCCGCTCGGCTTCGCCTTCGAGTTCTACGACGCGATCGGGGCCTACCGCACGACCGAGCCCAATGGCCGCGCACTCAGTGCGCAGGGCGAGATCGAAGACCTCGGCAACTGGAACAACGCGCAGGAGCTCGCGGACATCCTCGCAGCCGATCCCCGCACGTCCTCGTGCTTCGTCAAGAACCTCATCCGCGGCGAGCTCGGCCATCGCGAGACCGACGGCGAGGCCGATGCCATCGCGGCGCTCGATCAGACCTTCGCCGACGCGGGCTACAGCGTGCAGACCCTGTTGGTGGAGTTCCCCACCTCCCCCCTCTTCCAGCTGGTCGACGAGCCCAAGTAG
- a CDS encoding methyltransferase domain-containing protein: protein MPDSPESWIARLRCPRCGGGIADAETLRCDTCGIGHPRVGGIPVMLPDARARLDEWRFALAEFRATMNDTRARIVVDLATKPVQDASRPRLERLAGALERHRDLVTGLFEAAGITPAKRSTPAPAAVPGEGSVTSYFHQVHRDWGWDADGSQENQRAAEVLTSMVDAPLGRTLVIGAGAGRLARDLHAGADGRDTFAIDINPLPLLVAARVLTGERVRLLELPIAPPDLAHVCVERELAAPGPTPPGFVLLFADAFAPPFADGSFDTVVTPWFIDEVPRDMTTFLPTIHRLLAPDGRWINHGPLIYHPNHTELPARYPNDEVLALTVAAGFEVVRQRCDRMVYMQSPACTRGRVETVFTTLARRGPLPVSTAAAELATPDWQRDTTRPVPRFDGLDAYVPPHPFFAAVIALVDGQRSVEAIAHQLVSTRGLPAHAAAPGVLACLREVWSATLRRAPA from the coding sequence GTGCCCGACTCGCCAGAATCCTGGATCGCACGACTGCGGTGCCCGCGTTGCGGTGGCGGCATCGCCGACGCCGAGACGCTGCGCTGCGACACCTGCGGCATCGGTCATCCGCGCGTGGGTGGCATCCCGGTCATGCTGCCCGACGCGCGCGCACGGCTCGATGAGTGGCGCTTCGCGCTGGCCGAGTTCCGCGCCACCATGAACGACACCCGCGCGCGCATCGTGGTCGACCTCGCGACCAAGCCCGTGCAGGACGCGAGCCGCCCGCGGCTCGAACGGCTCGCCGGCGCGCTCGAACGCCACCGCGACCTGGTGACCGGTCTGTTCGAGGCCGCAGGCATCACGCCGGCCAAACGCAGCACGCCCGCACCCGCGGCGGTGCCGGGCGAGGGCTCGGTGACCTCGTACTTCCACCAGGTCCACCGCGACTGGGGCTGGGACGCCGATGGCTCGCAGGAGAACCAACGGGCGGCGGAGGTGCTGACCAGCATGGTCGACGCGCCGCTCGGTCGCACGCTCGTCATCGGTGCGGGCGCGGGCCGGCTCGCGCGTGATCTCCACGCCGGCGCCGACGGCCGCGACACCTTCGCGATCGACATCAACCCGCTGCCGCTGCTCGTGGCTGCGCGCGTGCTGACGGGCGAGCGGGTGCGCCTGCTCGAGCTACCGATCGCGCCGCCGGATCTGGCCCATGTCTGCGTCGAGCGCGAGCTGGCGGCGCCGGGTCCGACCCCGCCTGGCTTCGTGCTGCTCTTCGCTGACGCCTTTGCGCCGCCGTTTGCCGATGGCAGCTTCGACACCGTGGTGACGCCGTGGTTCATCGACGAGGTGCCGCGCGACATGACGACGTTCCTGCCGACCATCCACCGCCTGCTGGCGCCCGACGGGCGATGGATCAACCACGGCCCGCTGATCTACCACCCCAACCACACGGAGCTGCCCGCACGCTACCCCAACGACGAGGTACTCGCGTTGACGGTGGCGGCCGGCTTCGAGGTGGTGCGCCAGCGCTGCGATCGCATGGTCTACATGCAGTCACCGGCGTGCACACGCGGGCGGGTCGAGACCGTGTTCACCACGCTCGCGCGCCGTGGTCCGCTGCCGGTGTCGACCGCCGCGGCGGAGCTCGCCACACCCGATTGGCAGCGCGACACCACGCGGCCTGTGCCGCGCTTCGATGGCCTCGACGCCTACGTGCCGCCTCACCCGTTCTTCGCCGCCGTGATCGCGCTGGTCGACGGCCAACGCAGCGTCGAAGCCATCGCGCACCAGCTGGTCAGCACGCGCGGCCTGCCCGCGCACGCGGCTGCGCCGGGGGTGCTGGCGTGTCTGCGCGAGGTCTGGTCGGCGACCCTGCGTCGCGCGCCGGCCTGA
- a CDS encoding CbbQ/NirQ/NorQ/GpvN family protein has product MASELRPPPSSSPAHGCWYREVGDELSCFRAAAAASLPVLLKGPTGCGKSRLVEAMAHELDRPLVTVACNDDTGAADLLGRWLVQGGDTVWQDGPVTRAVRSGAVLYLDEIAEAREDVIVVLHPLADHRRELFLDRHDEHLVAPPEFRLVVSFNPGYRQGAKDLKPSTRQRFVTIGLDYPPATVEQEIVANEAPCDAALARRLVALARKIRALDELALRETVSTRLLVMTARLVIAGLPPRTAGEAGIVGPLTDDDETAAALRELVQLSL; this is encoded by the coding sequence ATGGCGAGTGAGCTCCGGCCCCCTCCGTCGAGTTCGCCCGCGCACGGATGTTGGTACCGCGAAGTCGGCGATGAGCTGAGCTGCTTTCGTGCGGCCGCGGCTGCATCGCTCCCGGTCCTGCTCAAGGGCCCCACCGGCTGCGGCAAGTCGCGACTCGTGGAGGCGATGGCACACGAACTCGACCGGCCGCTCGTCACGGTCGCCTGCAACGACGACACCGGCGCAGCGGACTTGCTGGGGCGCTGGCTGGTCCAGGGCGGCGATACGGTCTGGCAGGATGGCCCCGTGACCCGCGCGGTGCGCAGCGGAGCTGTGCTCTATCTCGATGAGATTGCCGAAGCGCGCGAAGACGTGATCGTGGTGCTGCATCCGCTCGCCGACCATCGACGGGAGCTCTTCCTCGACCGCCACGACGAGCACCTGGTCGCGCCGCCCGAGTTCCGGCTGGTCGTGAGCTTCAACCCGGGTTACCGCCAAGGTGCCAAGGATCTCAAGCCCTCGACGCGACAGCGATTCGTGACGATCGGCCTCGATTATCCGCCCGCGACGGTCGAACAGGAGATCGTCGCCAACGAAGCGCCCTGCGATGCCGCGCTCGCACGGCGGCTGGTGGCGCTGGCGCGCAAGATTCGAGCCCTGGACGAGCTCGCACTGCGCGAGACGGTTTCGACCCGCTTGCTGGTGATGACCGCGCGCTTGGTCATCGCCGGGTTGCCGCCGCGCACCGCCGGGGAGGCTGGCATCGTGGGGCCCCTCACCGACGACGACGAGACCGCTGCGGCGCTCCGAGAGCTCGTCCAATTGTCGCTGTGA
- a CDS encoding VWA domain-containing protein, translated as MKSLHRIGAAAGLCLGACVAACLDHPLKPVNYDTEGVGSGETAITVVRDVDILFVIDNSGSMAEEQATLARNFERFVAALEETEVDANYRIGITTTDAGHGVYCGTTGPEKGRLQASSCLDRRAEFVFPDEAGTIDSFDDACGAICRFPGLATLPTATLNDPAASSRPWIERIAGVTNLPEGVSPSDAFECFGPQGIAGCGFEAPLEAMRQSLTRTFAESEPGYGFVRPGAILSVVFVTDEEDCSARQDDAFDTVWRPDGNHVFWSEQNADATAPTSEVCWFAGVECSGGPGQYDDCQPANFGVDGAPADPDHGVLYDVQQYVEFLQDLEDDKRRINPTAQVLVAVLGGVPSGYDEGMAEITYADAGAADADFQRKHGIGPGCSSAAGRAVPPVRLRAFADAFALSGDVRDRNLYSVCADDYAPALQQIADAITQQIAPACMPVCVADTDITTAELDPQCTMTELWRDLDAVEHEDDVPPCGGSSGAPEFPAGAAVCYRLKTDRNAGDDDETADDLDPDCIAQGYNVEFEVLRTGEGERPAGSSIQANCIVSQLPERDCPSPDGVGSDSN; from the coding sequence ATGAAGTCGTTGCACCGCATCGGTGCAGCCGCGGGCCTTTGCTTGGGCGCCTGCGTCGCTGCATGTCTCGATCATCCACTCAAGCCCGTGAACTACGACACCGAGGGCGTCGGATCCGGCGAAACCGCGATCACCGTCGTGCGTGATGTCGACATCCTGTTCGTCATCGACAACTCGGGGTCGATGGCGGAGGAGCAAGCCACGCTCGCGCGGAACTTCGAGCGCTTCGTCGCTGCCCTCGAGGAAACCGAGGTCGACGCCAACTACCGCATCGGTATCACCACCACCGACGCTGGCCACGGCGTGTACTGTGGCACCACCGGCCCCGAGAAGGGTCGACTGCAGGCCAGCAGCTGCCTCGATCGCAGGGCGGAGTTCGTGTTTCCCGACGAGGCCGGCACCATCGACAGCTTCGATGACGCGTGCGGAGCGATCTGCCGCTTCCCGGGCCTCGCGACGCTACCGACCGCGACCCTGAACGATCCCGCGGCCAGCTCGCGCCCGTGGATCGAGCGCATCGCGGGTGTCACCAACCTCCCCGAGGGGGTCTCGCCGAGTGACGCGTTCGAGTGCTTCGGTCCGCAGGGCATCGCCGGCTGCGGCTTCGAGGCACCGCTCGAGGCCATGCGGCAGTCACTGACGCGGACGTTCGCCGAGTCCGAACCCGGCTACGGCTTCGTACGCCCCGGTGCGATCCTCTCGGTGGTGTTCGTGACCGACGAGGAGGACTGCTCGGCGCGACAGGACGATGCGTTCGACACCGTGTGGCGCCCCGACGGCAACCACGTGTTCTGGAGCGAGCAGAACGCCGACGCCACCGCGCCGACCTCGGAGGTGTGCTGGTTCGCGGGCGTCGAGTGCAGCGGTGGCCCCGGGCAGTACGACGACTGCCAGCCGGCGAACTTCGGCGTCGATGGTGCGCCAGCCGATCCCGACCACGGCGTGCTCTACGACGTGCAGCAGTACGTCGAATTCCTGCAGGACCTCGAGGACGACAAGCGCCGCATCAACCCGACCGCCCAGGTGCTGGTGGCGGTGCTCGGTGGGGTGCCCTCCGGCTACGACGAGGGCATGGCCGAGATCACCTACGCCGACGCGGGGGCCGCCGACGCGGACTTCCAGCGCAAGCATGGCATCGGGCCCGGCTGCTCCAGCGCGGCCGGTCGAGCGGTGCCGCCGGTGCGGCTGCGGGCATTCGCCGATGCGTTCGCGCTCAGCGGCGACGTCCGCGATCGAAACCTCTACTCGGTGTGTGCCGATGACTACGCGCCGGCGCTGCAGCAGATCGCCGACGCGATCACGCAGCAGATCGCGCCCGCGTGCATGCCCGTCTGCGTGGCGGATACCGACATCACCACCGCCGAGCTCGATCCGCAGTGCACGATGACGGAGCTGTGGCGCGACCTCGACGCGGTCGAGCACGAGGACGACGTCCCGCCCTGCGGCGGGAGCTCGGGGGCACCCGAGTTCCCCGCGGGCGCCGCGGTTTGCTACCGCCTGAAGACCGATCGCAACGCAGGGGACGACGACGAGACGGCGGACGATCTCGATCCGGACTGCATCGCGCAGGGCTACAACGTCGAGTTCGAGGTGTTGCGCACCGGTGAGGGCGAGCGACCCGCGGGCTCGTCGATCCAAGCCAACTGCATCGTGTCGCAGCTGCCCGAGCGTGACTGCCCCAGCCCGGACGGCGTCGGCTCGGACTCCAACTAG
- a CDS encoding cbb3-type cytochrome c oxidase subunit I, producing MRFESQRVAWWFFATCMLLFTLQLVYGFIMGFAHAGHDALHEVIPFHVARATHTNLLVMWLLCGFMGAAYFIIPDEADREIYWPWLAKLQLVGLVVVGVTAIIGFHFGWWEGRKFLEIPRPLDYLVVIDVLAFIANIGMTVWKGKRMTTTSMVLFFGLLMAALLYLPGMLPTDNQTIDSYWRWWVVHLWVEGVWELIMGAIMAFLLIKLTGVDREVVEKWLYIIVGFTFLSGILGTGHHYYYIGTPRYWLLIGGLFSALEPVAFLGMAIYAISMAKRGGRNHPNRVALAWTVGCAVMSFVGGGFLGFAHTLPQVNMYTHGTLVTAMHGHMAFWGAYAMLVLAMTTYAVPLLTGRHLHASPASTFAFWTSNIGMIAMTLAFAVAGVTQVVLERRVGMDFITVQKEIEVHFWGLILAASLFTAGILAYLWVFIRSGWPVGRTLQSQQEGEDGYGE from the coding sequence ATGCGTTTCGAATCTCAGAGAGTCGCGTGGTGGTTCTTCGCCACCTGCATGCTTCTATTCACCCTCCAGCTCGTCTACGGCTTCATCATGGGCTTTGCCCACGCTGGCCACGATGCCCTGCACGAGGTCATCCCCTTCCATGTTGCGCGCGCGACCCACACCAATCTCCTGGTGATGTGGCTGTTGTGCGGGTTCATGGGCGCCGCGTACTTCATCATTCCCGACGAGGCTGACCGCGAGATCTATTGGCCGTGGCTGGCCAAGCTGCAGCTCGTGGGCCTGGTCGTGGTCGGGGTGACCGCGATCATTGGCTTCCACTTCGGCTGGTGGGAGGGGCGAAAATTCCTCGAAATCCCCCGACCGCTGGACTACCTCGTCGTGATCGACGTGCTCGCCTTCATCGCCAACATCGGCATGACGGTGTGGAAGGGCAAGCGCATGACCACGACGTCGATGGTCTTGTTCTTCGGGCTGCTCATGGCCGCACTGCTGTACTTGCCCGGCATGCTACCGACCGACAACCAGACCATCGATTCCTATTGGCGCTGGTGGGTGGTCCACCTGTGGGTGGAAGGGGTCTGGGAGCTGATCATGGGCGCGATCATGGCATTCCTGCTGATCAAGCTCACAGGGGTCGACCGCGAGGTCGTCGAGAAGTGGCTCTACATCATCGTCGGCTTCACGTTCCTCTCGGGCATCCTCGGCACTGGTCACCACTATTACTACATTGGGACGCCACGCTACTGGCTCCTCATCGGCGGATTGTTTTCGGCGCTGGAGCCGGTGGCATTCCTGGGCATGGCAATCTATGCCATCAGCATGGCCAAGCGCGGCGGCCGTAACCATCCGAATCGCGTCGCGCTGGCCTGGACGGTGGGGTGCGCCGTGATGTCATTTGTCGGCGGGGGGTTCCTCGGCTTTGCCCATACGCTGCCGCAGGTCAACATGTACACGCACGGCACACTGGTGACGGCCATGCACGGACACATGGCATTCTGGGGTGCCTACGCGATGCTGGTGCTAGCCATGACCACATACGCGGTACCACTGCTCACCGGGCGCCATCTGCACGCGTCACCGGCCTCGACGTTCGCATTCTGGACCAGCAACATCGGCATGATTGCAATGACGCTGGCATTCGCCGTCGCCGGCGTCACCCAAGTCGTCCTCGAACGCCGCGTCGGCATGGACTTCATCACCGTGCAGAAGGAGATCGAGGTCCACTTCTGGGGCTTGATTCTCGCGGCATCCCTCTTCACCGCCGGAATTCTCGCTTACCTGTGGGTTTTCATTCGCTCGGGGTGGCCGGTTGGACGGACGCTGCAGTCGCAGCAGGAGGGCGAGGACGGGTATGGCGAGTGA
- a CDS encoding DUF1552 domain-containing protein: MAGGASVAVGLPLLEAMLNESGTALAGGGALPLRFLMYYWADGVNIERFEPTQTGATWSLSEQMAPLEPVKDYINLCTGLQNHCADQITHHEGMTVFNGYSFVYQGGLSTDAGGPTIDQVIADAIGDQTPVRSVQVRVSKRESTDGDGGTTVTAISHRGSPGNLTPQIPQANPVEVFNYLFGNFMPEVDDHSERTYVLDAVKEDVARLKMRLGTVDKQRLDAHLTSVNELQTKINAMPPSCVLPGAPTETNADVGGEEQITSVVEAHAQLIAYAFACDVTRVASFLFKKFVSSTIFDEINATNMHHSASHNGPEDINYRNGIVYIMERLAQTLQVLRNTEEVNGDNLLDSTIVYASTDCSTGNTHSINRQPIILAGHGRNYLAYPGIHYQATPWNGSHPNPNAAGNTSDVLLTCLQAFDPEASSIGGGAPQSNTPLTAVLA; the protein is encoded by the coding sequence ATGGCCGGCGGTGCCTCCGTGGCCGTGGGTCTGCCGCTGCTCGAGGCGATGCTCAACGAGAGCGGCACCGCGCTCGCCGGTGGCGGCGCGTTGCCGCTGCGGTTCCTCATGTACTACTGGGCCGATGGCGTGAACATCGAGCGCTTCGAGCCCACGCAGACCGGCGCGACCTGGTCGCTGTCGGAGCAGATGGCCCCGCTCGAGCCGGTCAAGGACTACATCAACCTCTGCACGGGCCTGCAGAATCACTGCGCCGATCAGATCACCCACCACGAGGGCATGACCGTGTTCAACGGCTACTCCTTCGTCTACCAGGGCGGTCTGAGCACCGACGCGGGCGGTCCGACCATCGACCAGGTCATCGCCGACGCCATCGGCGACCAGACCCCGGTGCGCTCGGTGCAGGTGCGCGTCTCCAAGCGCGAGAGCACCGACGGCGACGGCGGCACCACGGTCACGGCCATCTCGCACCGCGGCAGCCCCGGCAACCTGACGCCGCAGATCCCCCAGGCCAATCCGGTCGAGGTGTTCAACTACCTGTTCGGCAACTTCATGCCCGAGGTCGACGACCACAGCGAGCGCACCTACGTGCTCGACGCCGTGAAGGAAGACGTCGCCCGCCTCAAGATGCGGCTCGGCACCGTCGACAAGCAGCGACTCGACGCACACCTGACCAGCGTCAACGAGCTGCAGACCAAGATCAACGCGATGCCGCCGTCGTGCGTGCTGCCCGGTGCTCCGACCGAGACCAACGCCGACGTCGGCGGCGAGGAGCAGATCACCTCGGTGGTCGAAGCCCACGCCCAGCTCATCGCCTACGCGTTCGCCTGTGACGTCACCCGTGTTGCGTCGTTCCTCTTCAAGAAGTTCGTGTCGTCGACGATCTTCGATGAGATCAACGCCACCAACATGCACCACTCCGCCAGCCACAACGGCCCGGAGGACATCAACTATCGCAACGGCATCGTGTACATCATGGAGCGCCTGGCGCAGACGCTCCAGGTGCTGCGCAACACCGAGGAGGTCAACGGCGACAACCTCCTCGACTCGACGATCGTCTACGCCAGCACCGACTGTTCGACGGGGAACACCCACTCGATCAATCGCCAGCCGATCATCCTCGCCGGTCACGGCCGCAACTACCTCGCGTACCCCGGCATCCACTATCAGGCGACGCCGTGGAACGGCAGCCATCCCAACCCCAACGCCGCCGGCAACACCAGCGACGTGCTGCTCACGTGTCTGCAGGCCTTCGACCCCGAGGCGAGCTCGATCGGCGGCGGTGCACCGCAGTCGAACACGCCGCTGACGGCCGTGCTCGCGTAG
- a CDS encoding c-type cytochrome encodes MLSKSQARGFFLLGTAACAIAFVGLTIDTFGQLPERTHAEEITPAVARGKALWESSNCMGCHTLFGEGAYYAPELTKVYERRGEYFIRAMLVDPASMYPGERRMQRYDFSLEDQDALLAFLRWAGTVDLNGFPAEPNLMPIATAGGIAAGNRPQLFNSMCVACHAMGGQGGQIGPALDGVGARRDAAYLRKWLENPLAVKADSRMPKLPLTDPQIDEMVAFLSQQKD; translated from the coding sequence ATGCTCAGCAAGTCGCAAGCACGTGGGTTCTTCCTGCTCGGGACCGCCGCGTGCGCCATCGCATTCGTCGGTCTCACGATCGACACCTTCGGGCAGCTACCCGAACGCACGCACGCCGAAGAGATCACGCCCGCGGTCGCGCGTGGCAAGGCCCTGTGGGAGTCCAGCAATTGCATGGGCTGCCATACCCTGTTCGGCGAGGGTGCCTACTATGCGCCGGAGCTCACGAAGGTGTACGAGCGCCGCGGCGAGTACTTCATCCGCGCAATGCTCGTCGACCCCGCATCGATGTATCCCGGCGAGCGTCGCATGCAACGGTATGACTTCTCGCTCGAAGACCAGGACGCGCTGCTTGCGTTCCTGCGGTGGGCAGGAACCGTAGACCTCAACGGATTCCCCGCGGAACCCAATCTCATGCCCATCGCCACCGCGGGAGGGATCGCAGCCGGCAATAGACCGCAGCTGTTCAACTCGATGTGCGTGGCCTGTCACGCGATGGGCGGACAGGGCGGCCAAATCGGTCCTGCACTCGATGGCGTCGGCGCTCGCCGCGACGCCGCGTATCTGAGGAAGTGGCTCGAGAACCCGCTCGCCGTGAAGGCCGACTCACGCATGCCCAAGCTCCCCCTCACCGACCCTCAGATCGACGAGATGGTCGCATTCCTCAGCCAACAGAAGGACTAG